A region of Nitrospinota bacterium DNA encodes the following proteins:
- a CDS encoding phasin family protein, translating into MLNTILDAAKIGLGAIWLSKENLKKVTDNLAEIGKVSKEEGDRLLNELQSAGEEHRKKLAEMVDSSVKKAMDQAGLATKSEVEELKRKVDELNEALGKMGTGGA; encoded by the coding sequence ATGTTGAACACCATACTTGACGCGGCCAAGATAGGGTTGGGGGCCATTTGGCTGTCCAAGGAGAATTTAAAGAAGGTCACCGATAACCTGGCTGAAATCGGCAAGGTGAGTAAAGAAGAGGGGGACCGGCTGTTGAACGAATTGCAATCCGCCGGGGAAGAGCACAGGAAAAAACTGGCTGAAATGGTGGATTCTTCGGTGAAAAAAGCCATGGACCAGGCAGGTCTTGCCACCAAGTCCGAGGTGGAGGAGCTAAAGAGGAAAGTTGACGAGCTTAACGAAGCCCTGGGCAAGATGGGTACCGGGGGAGCCTGA
- a CDS encoding AarF/ABC1/UbiB kinase family protein: protein MSLGRLRRATSYISRYREIFTVLVRYGLADWAHRMEFDFAREILERQASKELLELSTEERVRMALMDLGPTFIKVGQLLSVRPDLVGVPMSDELKKLQSCVRADPPEVVTNTVESELKCRISDVFEEFDTTPVASASIGQVHRAKLKTGEKVAVKVRRKGIERVIATDMEILADLAGILETYMEEARYYRPKETVAQFARVITREMDFMREARNIIHLNQDLAGDPLIHIPKVHENLTTSKTLVMEWLDGMPLNMMDDELKKSYDTTAIAEKVASVYLKMIFVTGFYHADPHPGNIMIMEDGGLGLLDFGMTGRLSEKMRGYLEDLIPVIISEDSDRLARIIIKAGQLPPDLDQAALGSDLTEFISYYTSIPLSRMNLSEALNEAVSIIHRHHIILPSEVVLLMKTLVTLEGANRALNPDFNLISLITPYQAKIGVSGLLAPARKLKTARRLGESMYDFFEVAPSALVDILERFRKETMEIHMEHRGLEHSANRLVFGILTAAIFMGSSMVLSAGLPPKIFGLSAMGLLGYAISLFMGLRILWAIMVSGRLD, encoded by the coding sequence ATGTCCCTAGGCAGACTCCGGCGCGCCACAAGCTACATCTCCCGGTACCGGGAGATATTCACGGTGCTTGTCCGTTATGGCCTGGCGGACTGGGCCCACCGCATGGAGTTTGATTTCGCCCGGGAGATTCTGGAGCGCCAGGCGTCCAAAGAGCTTTTGGAGCTTTCCACCGAGGAACGGGTGCGCATGGCCCTGATGGACCTGGGCCCCACGTTCATAAAGGTGGGTCAGCTTCTTTCCGTACGGCCGGACCTTGTGGGCGTGCCCATGTCCGACGAGCTGAAGAAACTCCAGTCCTGCGTAAGGGCCGATCCGCCGGAGGTTGTGACAAACACGGTGGAGTCGGAATTGAAATGCCGCATATCCGACGTGTTTGAGGAGTTCGACACCACCCCCGTGGCGTCCGCCTCCATCGGCCAGGTTCACCGGGCAAAACTGAAGACCGGCGAGAAGGTTGCCGTGAAGGTGCGCAGAAAAGGCATAGAGCGGGTTATCGCCACCGACATGGAAATACTGGCGGACCTGGCCGGTATCCTTGAAACCTACATGGAAGAGGCGCGCTATTATCGCCCCAAAGAAACCGTGGCCCAGTTCGCCCGGGTGATAACCCGGGAGATGGACTTCATGCGGGAGGCGCGCAACATAATCCACCTCAATCAGGACCTGGCGGGCGACCCTTTAATCCACATCCCCAAGGTTCATGAAAACCTCACCACCTCCAAGACGCTGGTGATGGAATGGCTGGACGGCATGCCGCTGAACATGATGGACGACGAGCTGAAAAAATCTTACGACACCACGGCAATCGCCGAAAAAGTGGCGTCGGTTTATTTGAAGATGATTTTCGTCACCGGCTTTTACCATGCCGACCCGCACCCGGGCAACATCATGATCATGGAAGACGGCGGCCTGGGCCTCCTGGATTTCGGCATGACCGGCAGGCTCTCCGAAAAAATGCGGGGATATCTGGAAGACCTGATCCCGGTGATAATCTCTGAGGATAGCGACCGGCTGGCGAGGATAATCATAAAGGCCGGCCAGCTCCCGCCAGACCTGGACCAGGCGGCGCTGGGTTCGGACCTGACGGAGTTCATTTCCTATTACACCTCAATCCCGTTATCCCGCATGAACCTGTCCGAGGCGCTCAACGAGGCGGTCTCCATCATCCACCGGCACCATATAATCCTTCCGTCGGAAGTGGTTCTGCTGATGAAAACCCTGGTGACTCTGGAGGGCGCAAACCGGGCGCTAAACCCGGATTTCAACCTTATCTCGCTCATAACGCCATACCAGGCGAAGATAGGCGTGTCGGGCCTGCTGGCCCCGGCCAGAAAACTGAAAACCGCCCGGCGGCTGGGCGAGTCCATGTATGACTTTTTCGAGGTGGCGCCCAGCGCCTTGGTGGACATACTGGAGCGGTTCCGCAAGGAGACCATGGAGATACACATGGAGCACCGGGGGCTGGAGCATTCCGCCAACCGGCTGGTTTTCGGCATACTCACGGCGGCCATATTCATGGGTTCGTCCATGGTTCTGTCCGCCGGACTGCCACCGAAGATTTTCGGGCTGTCGGCGATGGGTCTGCTGGGTTACGCCATATCCCTTTTTATGGGGTTGAGGATATTATGGGCCATAATGGTATCGGGGCGGCTCGATTAG
- the udk gene encoding uridine kinase, producing MAETTGGPFIVGVSGGSAAGKTMVANMLAERLSEEGALVIGVDRYFLDRSALPPEERARLNYDVPEALNFAQLAVDISTLKAGRPVALPVYDYCHHAATPDAERVEPAPVIIVEGILLFYPQPIQPLLDYRIFVNAERDIRLARRIARDTVERGRSEESVIRQFIETVEPAFEKYTLPTRSQADVTLDWDVKDRGAINRLADAIRSRVI from the coding sequence TTGGCTGAAACAACCGGTGGGCCGTTTATAGTGGGGGTTTCCGGCGGGTCGGCCGCCGGGAAGACCATGGTGGCCAATATGCTGGCGGAGCGTCTTTCAGAAGAAGGGGCTCTGGTCATAGGCGTGGACCGCTATTTTCTGGACAGAAGCGCCCTGCCCCCGGAAGAGCGGGCCCGGCTGAATTATGACGTGCCCGAGGCGCTCAATTTCGCCCAGCTGGCCGTGGACATCTCCACGTTGAAAGCAGGACGCCCCGTAGCCTTGCCGGTTTATGATTATTGCCACCATGCGGCCACACCAGACGCAGAGCGGGTGGAGCCCGCGCCTGTGATAATCGTGGAGGGCATCCTCCTGTTTTACCCGCAACCAATCCAGCCATTGTTGGATTACCGGATATTCGTAAACGCCGAAAGGGATATAAGGCTGGCCCGGCGTATCGCCAGGGACACGGTGGAGCGGGGCCGGTCAGAAGAGTCTGTCATCCGCCAGTTCATCGAGACCGTGGAACCGGCCTTTGAGAAATATACCCTGCCAACCCGGTCCCAGGCCGACGTTACACTGGACTGGGACGTGAAGGACAGGGGCGCCATAAACCGGCTGGCGGACGCAATCAGGTCGAGGGTGATATAA
- a CDS encoding 4Fe-4S ferredoxin, translating into MDKKDQIPVSRRQWFSQGIKMLGRAAVDFNEARKDAEEILAPPPREKFSLDPARGFLRPPGAVPERQFREVCDKCDACIKACPEDVLFRAPESAGDAAGYPMFNPRAKACFLCDPLHCVDACDRGALVKVETIRQLSMGKARINPALCRAHEDEECRYCYDFCPLKESAIIMLGGVPVIQGAECVGCGLCEYYCGRKAGRGAITTLPRLV; encoded by the coding sequence ATGGACAAAAAAGACCAAATCCCCGTTTCCCGGAGGCAATGGTTCAGCCAGGGTATTAAAATGCTGGGCCGGGCCGCCGTGGATTTCAACGAAGCCAGAAAAGACGCGGAAGAGATTCTCGCGCCGCCGCCCCGCGAAAAGTTTTCGCTGGATCCGGCCAGGGGATTCCTTCGCCCGCCTGGGGCCGTGCCGGAGCGGCAGTTCCGGGAGGTTTGCGACAAGTGCGACGCCTGCATAAAAGCCTGCCCGGAAGATGTGCTGTTCCGTGCGCCCGAATCAGCTGGAGACGCGGCGGGATACCCCATGTTCAACCCAAGGGCGAAAGCGTGTTTCCTTTGCGATCCTCTTCATTGCGTGGACGCGTGCGACCGGGGGGCGCTTGTGAAAGTGGAAACCATCCGCCAGCTTTCCATGGGCAAGGCCCGCATAAACCCTGCGCTTTGCCGGGCCCATGAGGATGAGGAATGCAGGTATTGCTACGATTTCTGCCCCCTCAAAGAGTCCGCCATAATTATGCTTGGCGGCGTGCCGGTGATTCAGGGCGCCGAATGCGTGGGTTGCGGCCTGTGTGAATATTACTGCGGCCGGAAAGCGGGCCGCGGAGCCATAACAACCCTTCCCCGCCTGGTGTGA
- a CDS encoding diguanylate cyclase — protein sequence MTRPNILIVDDEEDIRLNLMAALSAEGYDIRLAATGAEALDMVKERRPDLVMLDVMMPDMDGYELCKRMKEDYGLKNVGVVFASALRKTRDRVEGLDRGADDYITKPFNMPELMAKIRAHLRMSEYKKQLERLAEFARSLNSIELDRISAAVSETLPDLLPSDRFSLFMLDGQENNLRLLAHNYGGEGMDNLLLPLESSPIMAEALKNGVEILVEDFQASPYSTRSKRARYNDGYAFCAPVMMGGEALGVLNLNGNGQGFFSRMDMNVARLVTETLAATLLNHRRHMEINRLAITDGLTKLFNHRHFYERLTQEFERTRRFHQDLTCVMIDVDHFKKINDTYGHLAGDVILKHIADKLAAHLRKIDLVARYGGEEFSILLPQTDTHAAEAVAERIRQDVASSPAETGAGPVTVTISIGICSANTPGVTKVDDLVRMADEALYQAKRAGRDKTLVYGAGN from the coding sequence ATGACCAGGCCCAACATCCTCATAGTGGATGACGAGGAAGACATCAGGCTCAACCTTATGGCGGCCCTGTCCGCCGAAGGGTACGACATAAGGCTGGCCGCCACCGGAGCCGAGGCTCTGGACATGGTGAAGGAACGCAGGCCGGACCTGGTGATGCTGGACGTGATGATGCCGGACATGGACGGGTACGAGCTGTGCAAGCGGATGAAAGAGGACTACGGGTTGAAAAATGTGGGCGTGGTGTTCGCCTCGGCCCTTAGAAAAACCCGGGACCGGGTGGAAGGGCTGGATAGGGGCGCCGACGACTACATAACCAAACCCTTTAACATGCCCGAGTTAATGGCAAAGATCCGCGCCCACCTCCGGATGTCGGAGTACAAGAAACAGCTGGAGAGGCTGGCGGAATTCGCCCGGTCGCTAAACTCCATAGAGCTGGACCGCATATCGGCGGCGGTCTCGGAAACACTGCCGGATCTGCTCCCGTCAGACCGTTTCTCGCTGTTCATGCTGGACGGGCAGGAGAATAACCTAAGGTTGCTGGCCCACAACTATGGCGGCGAGGGGATGGATAACCTGCTCCTTCCATTGGAATCGTCACCTATCATGGCCGAGGCCCTGAAGAACGGAGTGGAGATATTGGTTGAGGATTTCCAGGCCAGCCCCTATTCCACAAGAAGCAAACGGGCCAGGTATAACGACGGGTACGCCTTTTGCGCCCCTGTCATGATGGGCGGGGAGGCCCTGGGGGTGTTGAACCTCAACGGCAACGGACAGGGGTTTTTCTCCAGGATGGACATGAACGTGGCGCGGCTTGTGACCGAAACGCTGGCCGCCACCCTGCTGAACCACCGCAGGCACATGGAGATAAACCGGCTGGCCATCACCGACGGGCTTACGAAACTTTTCAACCACAGGCATTTTTACGAGCGGCTCACCCAGGAGTTCGAACGGACCAGAAGGTTCCACCAGGACCTGACGTGCGTGATGATAGACGTGGATCATTTCAAAAAGATAAACGACACCTACGGCCACCTGGCCGGAGACGTGATATTGAAACACATAGCCGATAAGCTGGCCGCGCACCTGCGCAAGATAGACCTGGTGGCCCGCTACGGCGGCGAGGAGTTTTCGATACTGCTCCCGCAGACCGACACCCACGCCGCCGAGGCGGTGGCGGAGAGGATAAGGCAGGACGTGGCGTCGTCCCCGGCGGAAACCGGAGCCGGGCCGGTAACCGTCACCATATCCATCGGCATTTGTAGCGCCAACACCCCGGGCGTGACCAAGGTGGACGACCTGGTGCGTATGGCCGACGAGGCCCTCTACCAGGCCAAACGCGCCGGGCGGGACAAAACCTTGGTTTACGGCGCCGGAAACTAA
- the plsY gene encoding glycerol-3-phosphate 1-O-acyltransferase PlsY, producing MQYFFLSLAVSYLLGSVPTALVAGRIIAGVDIRNHGSGNAGATNIYRLYGMKPYIAVLSLDMLKGFAAVAFVAPLGYGFVSDQRTALYCGLMAVVGHIWTVFAGFRGGKGVATAGGVFLGLNWPVTVIALGAYLAVTLATKYVSLGSMTAAVLTPVLLLMDKMIFGHDVPLELVGAGVALACLIVYTHRENIKRLMRGEERKTDFLGGLRRPGKP from the coding sequence ATGCAGTACTTTTTCCTTTCGCTGGCAGTAAGCTATCTTCTCGGCTCCGTTCCCACCGCCCTTGTCGCCGGGCGCATAATCGCCGGGGTGGACATAAGAAACCACGGCTCCGGCAACGCCGGGGCCACAAACATCTACCGCCTGTACGGGATGAAACCATACATCGCGGTGCTTTCGCTGGACATGCTGAAAGGTTTCGCGGCGGTCGCCTTTGTGGCGCCATTAGGCTACGGCTTCGTGTCGGACCAGCGGACGGCGCTTTACTGCGGCCTGATGGCCGTGGTGGGGCACATATGGACGGTGTTCGCGGGGTTCCGCGGCGGCAAAGGCGTGGCCACGGCGGGCGGTGTTTTTCTTGGGCTCAACTGGCCGGTTACGGTAATCGCCCTGGGCGCCTATCTTGCTGTGACCCTTGCCACCAAATACGTTTCGCTGGGCTCCATGACGGCGGCGGTCCTTACCCCTGTCCTGCTTTTGATGGACAAAATGATATTCGGCCACGACGTTCCCCTGGAGCTGGTGGGGGCGGGCGTGGCGCTGGCCTGTTTAATCGTTTACACCCACCGGGAGAACATTAAAAGGCTGATGAGGGGCGAGGAGAGGAAGACCGATTTCCTGGGGGGCTTGCGCCGCCCCGGGAAACCATGA
- a CDS encoding dodecin domain-containing protein, producing the protein MNKTFKVIKVASISTTSYEDAIQNAIMEAHETLRGLNWFQVLEQRGRIDETGKIVEWQVIVEVAFKLEHHKG; encoded by the coding sequence ATGAACAAAACTTTTAAAGTCATCAAGGTGGCCAGCATTTCCACCACAAGCTACGAAGACGCCATCCAAAACGCCATCATGGAGGCGCATGAGACCTTAAGGGGCCTCAACTGGTTCCAGGTGCTGGAGCAAAGGGGAAGGATAGACGAAACCGGCAAGATAGTCGAATGGCAGGTGATTGTGGAAGTGGCCTTCAAGCTGGAGCATCATAAAGGCTGA
- the corA gene encoding magnesium/cobalt transporter CorA translates to MARKHHKRRAKKSGMPPGTLLAAEEFVEETPQAEFEASRITILEYDEKYFHAEQTYSVDVLPRFRDSATITWINMDAISDARTLERIGAVFNLHPLTLEDIQSLDQRPKMDDYDDYLYLDLKILGYDTERNEITSEAFSLALGPTWVLTFHERESGALNAIRDRIRASGGRIRKMGADYLAYCLMDAIVDQYFLVLEKLDERIEILQDEVMSNPTSAYLRELNSLKQEIILLRKSVWPLRDVIVKMERSDSGLIKEATTLYLRDIYDHTVHIIDTIETLRDLISGMLDVYLSSSNNRLNEVIKFLTIISTIFIPLTFLAGVYGMNFHHFPELNWEHGYLYFWIINLGIAGGMLYYFKRKGWL, encoded by the coding sequence ATGGCCAGAAAACACCACAAGCGCAGGGCAAAGAAATCCGGCATGCCGCCGGGCACCCTCCTTGCGGCTGAAGAGTTTGTGGAGGAGACCCCTCAAGCCGAATTTGAAGCTTCCAGGATAACCATCCTCGAATACGACGAGAAATATTTCCATGCCGAGCAGACCTATTCCGTGGATGTCCTGCCCAGGTTCAGAGACAGCGCCACCATCACCTGGATCAATATGGACGCCATCAGCGACGCGAGGACACTGGAGCGCATCGGGGCGGTGTTCAACCTGCATCCTCTGACACTGGAGGACATCCAGAGCCTGGACCAGCGCCCGAAAATGGACGATTACGACGATTACCTGTACCTGGACCTGAAGATCCTGGGTTACGACACCGAGAGGAACGAGATAACATCCGAAGCCTTCAGCCTTGCCCTGGGCCCCACCTGGGTGCTGACTTTCCACGAGCGGGAGAGTGGCGCGCTCAACGCCATACGCGACAGGATACGCGCCAGCGGCGGCAGGATAAGGAAAATGGGGGCGGACTACCTGGCCTACTGCCTGATGGACGCCATTGTGGACCAATACTTCCTGGTGCTCGAAAAGCTGGACGAACGTATAGAGATACTGCAGGACGAGGTGATGAGCAACCCCACTTCAGCGTACCTGAGGGAGTTAAACTCGCTGAAACAGGAGATAATCCTTCTAAGAAAATCCGTGTGGCCCTTGCGGGACGTGATAGTAAAGATGGAGCGGAGCGATTCGGGCCTGATAAAAGAGGCCACAACCCTCTATCTGCGCGACATATACGACCACACAGTGCACATAATAGACACCATAGAAACCCTTCGGGACCTTATTTCGGGCATGCTGGACGTCTATCTTTCCAGCTCCAACAACCGCCTCAACGAAGTGATCAAATTCCTGACCATCATATCCACCATATTCATACCCCTAACGTTCCTTGCGGGCGTGTACGGGATGAATTTCCACCATTTCCCGGAATTAAACTGGGAGCACGGCTATCTCTATTTCTGGATCATCAACCTGGGCATAGCCGGGGGGATGCTGTATTACTTCAAGCGGAAAGGCTGGTTGTGA
- a CDS encoding TerC family protein — translation MTGGIWPWIAFNVFVLAMLALDLGLLNKKAHEITIRESLMSSAGWISLALLFGAGLYFFRGQEDAVNFITGYLIEKSLSVDNLFVLLLIFSYFQVPGIYQHRVLFWGILGAIVLRLTFIIVGVALIKMFHWIIYIFGAFLIYSGVKMALHQESEIEPEKNPILRLFRKVMPIAPGFETGRFFLTKDGVRHATPLFVALLLIETSDVIFALDSIPAIFAVTLDPFIVYTSNIFAILGLRSLYFALAGLMKLFHYLHYGLSAILVFLGLKMIGESFLHIPVLAALGVIALVLTASITASLMFPAKNGGEEGK, via the coding sequence ATGACCGGCGGAATATGGCCCTGGATAGCTTTTAACGTATTCGTGCTGGCCATGCTGGCGCTGGACCTGGGGCTGTTGAACAAAAAGGCCCACGAAATAACCATAAGGGAATCCCTTATGTCCAGCGCGGGGTGGATAAGCCTGGCCCTTCTGTTCGGCGCGGGGCTTTACTTCTTCCGGGGTCAGGAAGACGCGGTGAACTTCATCACCGGATACCTCATCGAAAAATCGCTGAGCGTGGACAACCTGTTCGTGCTCCTGCTCATATTCTCCTATTTCCAGGTTCCGGGTATTTACCAGCACCGGGTCCTTTTCTGGGGGATACTCGGGGCCATCGTGCTTCGCCTTACCTTTATCATTGTGGGCGTGGCGCTCATCAAGATGTTCCACTGGATAATATATATTTTCGGCGCGTTCCTCATATATTCCGGCGTAAAAATGGCGTTGCACCAGGAGTCGGAAATAGAACCGGAGAAGAACCCCATCCTCAGGCTGTTCCGTAAGGTCATGCCCATAGCCCCCGGTTTTGAAACCGGCCGGTTCTTCCTGACAAAAGACGGCGTCCGCCACGCCACGCCGCTTTTCGTGGCTCTGTTGCTCATCGAAACGTCGGACGTAATATTCGCGCTGGACTCCATCCCGGCCATCTTCGCCGTAACGCTGGATCCGTTCATTGTTTACACCTCCAACATTTTTGCCATCCTGGGCCTGCGGTCGCTTTATTTTGCGCTGGCGGGGCTTATGAAGCTGTTCCATTACCTGCATTACGGCCTGTCAGCGATCCTGGTGTTCCTGGGGCTTAAAATGATCGGGGAAAGTTTCCTGCATATTCCGGTGCTGGCGGCTTTAGGGGTTATCGCTTTGGTGCTTACCGCGTCCATCACGGCTTCGCTTATGTTTCCCGCGAAAAACGGCGGGGAAGAGGGGAAATAA
- a CDS encoding DUF3050 domain-containing protein encodes MKEDPIVKPLLQNRHLKRLKETVKPLRDGITNHPVYSAVKTIEDLKTFMACHVFAVYDFMCLLKALQSSLTCVSVPWVPKSEKLIRRFINHMVLEEETDEDARGGYASHLELYISAMEQCGADTDPINSFLDMVGRGVPLMDALDKCGAPEPSRQFVSTTWKIIETGETHRIAAAFTFGREDPIPDMFRSLIKELRAKFPGRLDIFEFYLERHIHLDEDFHNPMASLLVTRLCIEDPVKWNEAAQTAETAIMARKALWDGARGLIEENAAATAGK; translated from the coding sequence ATGAAAGAAGACCCAATTGTTAAACCCCTCCTGCAAAACCGTCACTTAAAGCGTCTTAAAGAGACCGTCAAACCCCTGCGCGACGGCATTACGAACCATCCTGTGTATTCGGCGGTGAAAACCATCGAAGACCTGAAAACGTTCATGGCCTGCCATGTGTTCGCCGTGTACGATTTCATGTGCCTGTTAAAGGCCCTGCAAAGCTCCCTTACCTGCGTGAGCGTCCCCTGGGTTCCCAAGAGCGAAAAACTGATCCGGCGGTTCATCAACCATATGGTGCTCGAAGAGGAGACCGATGAGGACGCCCGGGGCGGTTACGCGAGCCACCTGGAGCTTTATATCTCCGCCATGGAGCAGTGCGGAGCCGATACTGACCCCATAAACAGTTTTCTGGACATGGTTGGGCGGGGCGTTCCGCTGATGGATGCGCTGGACAAATGCGGCGCTCCGGAGCCATCCCGCCAGTTCGTTTCCACAACATGGAAAATAATAGAGACCGGCGAGACCCACAGGATAGCCGCCGCGTTCACTTTCGGCAGGGAAGACCCTATCCCGGACATGTTCCGTTCGCTCATCAAGGAGCTTCGCGCCAAGTTCCCTGGCAGGCTGGACATATTCGAGTTCTATCTGGAACGGCACATCCACCTGGACGAGGATTTCCACAATCCAATGGCAAGCCTTCTGGTGACACGGCTTTGCATCGAGGATCCGGTGAAATGGAACGAGGCGGCCCAAACCGCCGAGACCGCCATCATGGCCCGGAAAGCCTTGTGGGACGGAGCAAGGGGGCTTATAGAAGAGAACGCCGCCGCTACCGCAGGGAAATAG
- the rnc gene encoding ribonuclease III yields the protein MEDERTVKLKELATSLGLAFKDISLLNKALTHRSYANERQLKSVKDNERLEFLGDSVLDLVVSRYLFFQGLHMREGELSRIRSQIVNEQSLARFARSIHLGEYLLLGRGEEGTGGREKNSLLANAMEALIAAIYLDSSFGTAYQAVLNLIKEELDKAAVSRMETDYKGLLQKQAKNMGAAGLQYKLVEEQGPDHDKLFKVQVWMMNEPFGTGEGRTKKEAEQAAAQATCEMLGANNPGQPPVENPEPADERH from the coding sequence TTGGAAGACGAAAGAACCGTAAAGCTTAAAGAGCTGGCGACCAGCCTGGGGCTGGCCTTCAAGGATATTTCCCTGCTTAACAAAGCCCTTACCCACCGCTCTTACGCAAACGAACGGCAATTAAAATCCGTTAAGGACAACGAGCGGCTGGAATTTCTGGGGGACTCGGTTCTGGACCTGGTGGTGTCCCGCTATCTTTTCTTCCAGGGGCTCCACATGCGGGAAGGGGAGCTTTCGAGGATACGCTCCCAGATAGTGAATGAACAGTCGCTGGCGCGGTTCGCCCGGAGTATCCACCTGGGGGAATATCTTCTCCTGGGCAGGGGGGAAGAGGGCACCGGCGGGCGCGAGAAGAACTCCCTTTTGGCCAACGCCATGGAGGCGTTGATAGCCGCCATCTATCTGGACAGCTCCTTCGGCACGGCCTACCAGGCGGTTTTAAACCTTATCAAGGAAGAGCTGGACAAGGCGGCGGTGAGCCGGATGGAGACCGATTACAAGGGACTGCTTCAAAAACAGGCGAAGAACATGGGCGCCGCCGGGCTTCAATACAAGCTGGTGGAAGAGCAGGGCCCGGACCACGACAAACTGTTCAAGGTGCAGGTGTGGATGATGAACGAGCCTTTCGGGACAGGGGAGGGGCGCACAAAGAAAGAGGCGGAACAGGCCGCCGCCCAAGCCACCTGTGAAATGCTCGGCGCCAACAACCCCGGCCAGCCGCCGGTGGAAAATCCTGAGCCCGCCGATGAGCGTCATTAG
- a CDS encoding radical SAM protein yields the protein MSVIRVSEIFLSIQGESTHAGRPCVFIRLAGCNLDCAYCDTGYAAKSAGEPMEVSAALDKALALRAPLVEVTGGEPLIQPGAAELIKALLDAGLETLVETNGTVDLSRFDRRAKYIVDIKTPGSGSAGSFHEANYGMLRPGDEVKFVVSSREDFQWAAALCRERGIPDKAIVLFSPVWGKTDFAELADWLLASGLNARMNLQLHKIIWGGEAKGV from the coding sequence ATGAGCGTCATTAGAGTTTCCGAGATCTTTCTCTCCATCCAGGGGGAATCCACCCATGCGGGCAGGCCCTGCGTTTTCATACGGCTGGCCGGTTGCAACCTGGATTGCGCCTATTGCGACACCGGTTACGCCGCCAAAAGCGCCGGGGAGCCCATGGAAGTTTCCGCGGCGCTCGATAAGGCCCTGGCGCTCCGGGCGCCTCTGGTGGAGGTCACCGGGGGCGAGCCGCTTATACAGCCCGGCGCGGCGGAGCTAATTAAAGCCCTGCTGGACGCGGGGCTGGAAACGCTGGTGGAAACCAACGGGACGGTGGATTTAAGCCGGTTCGACCGCCGCGCGAAATACATAGTGGACATTAAAACCCCCGGCTCCGGGTCCGCTGGCTCCTTTCATGAGGCAAACTATGGCATGCTCCGGCCCGGTGACGAGGTGAAATTTGTGGTGTCGTCGCGGGAGGATTTCCAATGGGCCGCGGCGCTTTGCCGGGAACGGGGAATACCGGATAAAGCCATAGTGCTATTCTCGCCGGTATGGGGCAAAACAGACTTTGCGGAGCTGGCCGATTGGTTGCTGGCTTCCGGGCTGAACGCGAGGATGAATCTTCAGTTGCACAAGATAATCTGGGGCGGGGAAGCTAAAGGCGTTTAG